One Papaver somniferum cultivar HN1 chromosome 10, ASM357369v1, whole genome shotgun sequence genomic window carries:
- the LOC113315502 gene encoding uncharacterized protein LOC113315502 gives MSTTIFSWNVRGLRSRAKRAAVQQVIRMHNPTIIILQESKMPVVTNSDIADICGSRSMGWTYQPSHGASGGIIIIWKPSLVEVLSSLEGEFTLSIECRFIADGFHFFLTGVYGPNKVAIRKYFWRELHYIRGLWEIPWVIEGDFNVIRRCEEKNGMERRTKSMKKFSSFISIHSLIDLPLKGSKYTWTNGRAAPILSRIDRILISPDFEAKYHFVSQLAKTRPASDHIPIILDLADPSWGPYLFRMELMWFEHPDFMDSLKRWWSSFNFTGTPSSVMWNKLQALKTKLKEWNKVVFGRLDPIIEDCLQVIGDLDKAEAVTSSLDTDLFIKRAQAKVNF, from the coding sequence TACTACAATTTTTTCATGGAATGTAAGAGGGTTACGCTCTCGCGCTAAAAGAGCTGCTGTTCAACAGGTTATCAGAATGCACAATCCCACCATCATCATTCTGCAAGAGTCGAAGATGCCAGTAGTTACCAATTCAGATATTGCAGATATTTGTGGCTCAAGGTCGATGGGTTGGACTTACCAACCATCACATGGAGCTTCAGGAGGCATCATTATTATCTGGAAGCCAAGTTTAGTAGAAGTGCTATCATCTTTAGAAGGAGAATTCACTTTATCCATTGAATGCAGGTTCATTGCAGACGGTTTTCACTTTTTCTTAACTGGAGTATATGGCCCTAATAAAGTTGCTATCAGGAAATATTTTTGGAGAGAGCTACATTATATTCGTGGGCTGTGGGAAATACCATGGGTAATCGAGGGTGATTTTAATGTGATCAGAAGATGTGAAGAGAAAAATGGGATGGAAAGAAGAACCAAGAGTATGAAGAAATTCTCATCTTTTATCTCAATTCATTCTTTAATTGATCTCCCTTTAAAAGGCTCCAAATACACATGGACAAATGGCCGGGCTGCTCCCATTCTCTCCAGAATCGACAGAATACTTATATCTCCTGATTTTGAGGCAAAATATCATTTTGTTTCGCAATTAGCAAAAACGAGACCAGCCTCAGATCATATACCAATTATATTGGATCTTGCTGATCCATCGTGGGGTCCTTACCTGTTCAGGATGGAGCTTATGTGGTTTGAGCATCCCGATTTCATGGATAGTCTCAAACGATGGTGGTCGTCTTTTAATTTTACAGGTACTCCAAGCTCTGTCATGTGGAACAAATTACAAGCTTTGAAAACGAAGCTGAAAGAGTGGAATAAGGTGGTTTTCGGCAGACTAGATCCAATAATAGAAGACTGCCTACAAGTTATTGGTGATTTGGATAAAGCTGAAGCAGTAACAAGTTCTCTTGACACTGACCTATTCATAAAAAGAGCCCAAGCAAAGGTTAATTTTTAG